The Cervus canadensis isolate Bull #8, Minnesota chromosome 9, ASM1932006v1, whole genome shotgun sequence genome contains a region encoding:
- the LOC122447318 gene encoding 60S ribosomal protein L32 gives MAALRPLVKPKIVKKRTKKFIRHQSDRYVKIKRNWRKPRGIDNRVRRRFKGQILMPNIGYGSNKKTKHMLPSGFRKFLVHNVKELEVLLMCNKSYCAEIAHNVSSKNRKAIVERAAQLAIRITNPNARLRSEENE, from the coding sequence ATGGCCGCCCTCAGACCCCTCGTGAAGCCTAAGATCGTCAAGAAGAGGACCAAGAAGTTCATTAGGCATCAGTCGGATCGATATGTCAAAATCAAGCGGAACTGGCGGAAACCCAGAGGCATTGACAACAGGGTACGCAGAAGATTCAAGGGCCAGATCTTGATGCCCAACATCGGTTACGGAAGTAACAAGAAAACCAAGCACATGCTGCCCAGCGGCTTCCGGAAGTTCCTGGTCCACAACGTCAAGGAGCTCGAGGTGCTGCTGATGTGCAACAAATCTTACTGTGCTGAGATTGCTCACAACGTCTCCTCCAAGAACCGCAAGGCCATTGTGGAAAGAGCAGCCCAGCTGGCCATCAGGATCACCAATCCCAATGCCAGACTGCGCAGCGAGGAAAATGAATAG